The proteins below are encoded in one region of Phalacrocorax aristotelis chromosome 13, bGulAri2.1, whole genome shotgun sequence:
- the LOC142063949 gene encoding bactericidal permeability-increasing protein-like isoform X2 yields the protein MEPDSSRKGLGTGELGDVLVQPALPPQDGHQHQSWSLPLAAIYSPRDTVEPGPMAPAVWGTVTTCHASRSQHHPQGTLVPAWLCLLLLLTACVPAAGTNPGIKARLTRTALEFGRQFGLKLLQSLLQKEHELNLTGSYHSPLLGTLTYAVPRISIHELQMNDSAVDFAEDVGLRLTVQRARIQLSAEWGAQLGAIWDRGSVELHMNELAVVAVLGVSMDDSGRPMVWSASCEAHGTNLHMEFHRGHSWLYNLLAPLLQKALRQQLNKQLCLELRRGVYRLEDALKHMKVSTQLDPFAAIDHSLLERPAITAEHGDVALKGEFFRVGKCQQGPSSALPMALPVAWPAALPTVLPTAQEPMLLLAITEFVANSAAFTYFTAGALRRNISSNMLPRRFPLQLRTKSMGLFSPQLQERYPDQPMELHLSARQQPLLSCHPDALHGALFGLAEAFVVLPNATRVPAFLLNIDANVTGKPTITGNRLRGTVSLTGLSVTQVMSHVGPVEVKRLETLLKFGLWLFGVPWANKRLQAGIPVPTLHGLSLLNSQLSLQEGFVLIATDLQYKS from the exons ATGGAACCTGATTCATCCCGGAAGGGATTAGGGACCGGGGAACTGGGTGACGTTCTGGTTCAACCAGCCCTGCCGCCCCAGGATGGACATCAGCATCAGAGCTGGTCCCTGCCGCTCGCTGCCATATACAGCCCCAGGGACACGGTGGAGCCTGGACCCATGGCCCCTGCAGTGTGGGGCACTGTGACCACCTGCCATG CCTCCAGGTCCCAGCACCATCCCCAAGGTACACTGGTGCCAGCgtggctctgcctcctgctcctgctgactGCCTGTGTGCCTGCGGCTGGCACCAACCCTGGCATCAAGGCCCGGCTGACCAGGACAGCGCTGGAATTTG gccgGCAGTTTGGGCTGAAGCTGCTCCAGTCGCTGCTGCAGAAAGAACATGAGCTGAACCTGACGGGCTCCTACCACAGCCCACTCCTGGGGACACTCACCTACGCCGTGCCCCG GATCAGCATCCATGAGCTGCAGATGAACGACTCTGCCGTGGACTTCGCTGAGGACGTGGGGTTGAGGTTGACAGTGCAGCGTGCCCGCATCCAGCTCAGCGCTGAGTGGGGAGCCCAGCTGGGTGCCAT CTGGGACAGGGGCTCCGTCGAGCTCCACATGAATGAACTGGCTgtggtggcagtgctgggggtgAGCATGGATGACAGCGGCCGCCCCATGGTGTGGAGCGCCAGCTGTGAAGCCCACGGCACCAACCTGCACATGGAGTTTCACCGTGGACACAG CTGGCTCTACAACCTGCTGGCACCGTTGCTCCAGAAAGCCCTGCGGCAGCAGCTGAACAAGCAG ctctgcctcGAGCTCCGTAGGGGTGTCTACAGGCTGGAGGATGCCCTGAAGCACATGAAAG TGTCCACCCAGCTGGACCCCTTCGCTGCCATCGACCATTCCCTGCTGGAGCGGCCGGCCATCacggcagagcatggggatgTCGCCCTTAAG GGAGAGTTCTTCAGGGTGGGCAAGTGCCAGCAGGGACCTTCCTCAGCGCTGCCAATGGCGCTGCCTGTGGCATggcctgcagctctgcccacaGTGCTGCCAACGGCGCAGGagcccatgctgctgctggccatcaCTGAGTTCGTTGCCAACTCGGCCGCCTTCACATACTTCACAGCTGGGGCCCTGCGCAGGAACATCTCCAGCAACATG ctcccaCGGCGGTTCCCGCTCCAGCTGAGGACCAAGAGCATGGGGCTCTTCTCCCCACAG ctgcaggagcgCTACCCAGACCAGCCCATGGAGCTGCACCTCTCAGCCCgccagcagcccctgctctcCTGCCACCCTGACGCCCTGCATGGGGCCCTCTTTGGCTTGGCCGAAGCCTTCGTGGTGCTGCCCAATGCCACGCGTGtccctgcttttctgctgaaCATT GATGCCAACGTGACAGGGAAGCCGACCATCACTGGGAACAGGCTCAGGGGCACCGTGAGCTTGACGGG GCTTAGCGTGACGCAGGTGATGTCGCATGTGGGCCCAGTGGAG GTGAAGAGGCTGGAGACCCTGCTGAAGTTTGGGCTGTGGCTTTTCGGGGTACCCTGGGCAAACA AGCGGCTCCAGGCCGGCATCCCTGTGCCCACCCTACATGGCCTCAGCCTGCTCaactcccagctctcactgcagGAG GGCTTCGTGCTCATCGCCACGGACCTGCAGTACAAGTCTTGA
- the LOC142063949 gene encoding bactericidal permeability-increasing protein-like isoform X4, whose translation MSSAPASRSQHHPQGTLVPAWLCLLLLLTACVPAAGTNPGIKARLTRTALEFGRQFGLKLLQSLLQKEHELNLTGSYHSPLLGTLTYAVPRISIHELQMNDSAVDFAEDVGLRLTVQRARIQLSAEWGAQLGAIWDRGSVELHMNELAVVAVLGVSMDDSGRPMVWSASCEAHGTNLHMEFHRGHSWLYNLLAPLLQKALRQQLNKQLCLELRRGVYRLEDALKHMKVSTQLDPFAAIDHSLLERPAITAEHGDVALKGEFFRVGKCQQGPSSALPMALPVAWPAALPTVLPTAQEPMLLLAITEFVANSAAFTYFTAGALRRNISSNMLPRRFPLQLRTKSMGLFSPQLQERYPDQPMELHLSARQQPLLSCHPDALHGALFGLAEAFVVLPNATRVPAFLLNIDANVTGKPTITGNRLRGTVSLTGLSVTQVMSHVGPVEVKRLETLLKFGLWLFGVPWANKRLQAGIPVPTLHGLSLLNSQLSLQEGFVLIATDLQYKS comes from the exons ATGTCTTCTGCTCCAGCCTCCAGGTCCCAGCACCATCCCCAAGGTACACTGGTGCCAGCgtggctctgcctcctgctcctgctgactGCCTGTGTGCCTGCGGCTGGCACCAACCCTGGCATCAAGGCCCGGCTGACCAGGACAGCGCTGGAATTTG gccgGCAGTTTGGGCTGAAGCTGCTCCAGTCGCTGCTGCAGAAAGAACATGAGCTGAACCTGACGGGCTCCTACCACAGCCCACTCCTGGGGACACTCACCTACGCCGTGCCCCG GATCAGCATCCATGAGCTGCAGATGAACGACTCTGCCGTGGACTTCGCTGAGGACGTGGGGTTGAGGTTGACAGTGCAGCGTGCCCGCATCCAGCTCAGCGCTGAGTGGGGAGCCCAGCTGGGTGCCAT CTGGGACAGGGGCTCCGTCGAGCTCCACATGAATGAACTGGCTgtggtggcagtgctgggggtgAGCATGGATGACAGCGGCCGCCCCATGGTGTGGAGCGCCAGCTGTGAAGCCCACGGCACCAACCTGCACATGGAGTTTCACCGTGGACACAG CTGGCTCTACAACCTGCTGGCACCGTTGCTCCAGAAAGCCCTGCGGCAGCAGCTGAACAAGCAG ctctgcctcGAGCTCCGTAGGGGTGTCTACAGGCTGGAGGATGCCCTGAAGCACATGAAAG TGTCCACCCAGCTGGACCCCTTCGCTGCCATCGACCATTCCCTGCTGGAGCGGCCGGCCATCacggcagagcatggggatgTCGCCCTTAAG GGAGAGTTCTTCAGGGTGGGCAAGTGCCAGCAGGGACCTTCCTCAGCGCTGCCAATGGCGCTGCCTGTGGCATggcctgcagctctgcccacaGTGCTGCCAACGGCGCAGGagcccatgctgctgctggccatcaCTGAGTTCGTTGCCAACTCGGCCGCCTTCACATACTTCACAGCTGGGGCCCTGCGCAGGAACATCTCCAGCAACATG ctcccaCGGCGGTTCCCGCTCCAGCTGAGGACCAAGAGCATGGGGCTCTTCTCCCCACAG ctgcaggagcgCTACCCAGACCAGCCCATGGAGCTGCACCTCTCAGCCCgccagcagcccctgctctcCTGCCACCCTGACGCCCTGCATGGGGCCCTCTTTGGCTTGGCCGAAGCCTTCGTGGTGCTGCCCAATGCCACGCGTGtccctgcttttctgctgaaCATT GATGCCAACGTGACAGGGAAGCCGACCATCACTGGGAACAGGCTCAGGGGCACCGTGAGCTTGACGGG GCTTAGCGTGACGCAGGTGATGTCGCATGTGGGCCCAGTGGAG GTGAAGAGGCTGGAGACCCTGCTGAAGTTTGGGCTGTGGCTTTTCGGGGTACCCTGGGCAAACA AGCGGCTCCAGGCCGGCATCCCTGTGCCCACCCTACATGGCCTCAGCCTGCTCaactcccagctctcactgcagGAG GGCTTCGTGCTCATCGCCACGGACCTGCAGTACAAGTCTTGA
- the LOC142063949 gene encoding bactericidal permeability-increasing protein-like isoform X3 — protein MAPAVWGTVTTCHASRSQHHPQGTLVPAWLCLLLLLTACVPAAGTNPGIKARLTRTALEFGRQFGLKLLQSLLQKEHELNLTGSYHSPLLGTLTYAVPRISIHELQMNDSAVDFAEDVGLRLTVQRARIQLSAEWGAQLGAIWDRGSVELHMNELAVVAVLGVSMDDSGRPMVWSASCEAHGTNLHMEFHRGHSWLYNLLAPLLQKALRQQLNKQLCLELRRGVYRLEDALKHMKVSTQLDPFAAIDHSLLERPAITAEHGDVALKGEFFRVGKCQQGPSSALPMALPVAWPAALPTVLPTAQEPMLLLAITEFVANSAAFTYFTAGALRRNISSNMLPRRFPLQLRTKSMGLFSPQLQERYPDQPMELHLSARQQPLLSCHPDALHGALFGLAEAFVVLPNATRVPAFLLNIDANVTGKPTITGNRLRGTVSLTGLSVTQVMSHVGPVELSQGCPPHGSALPTERLQAGIPVPTLHGLSLLNSQLSLQEGFVLIATDLQYKS, from the exons ATGGCCCCTGCAGTGTGGGGCACTGTGACCACCTGCCATG CCTCCAGGTCCCAGCACCATCCCCAAGGTACACTGGTGCCAGCgtggctctgcctcctgctcctgctgactGCCTGTGTGCCTGCGGCTGGCACCAACCCTGGCATCAAGGCCCGGCTGACCAGGACAGCGCTGGAATTTG gccgGCAGTTTGGGCTGAAGCTGCTCCAGTCGCTGCTGCAGAAAGAACATGAGCTGAACCTGACGGGCTCCTACCACAGCCCACTCCTGGGGACACTCACCTACGCCGTGCCCCG GATCAGCATCCATGAGCTGCAGATGAACGACTCTGCCGTGGACTTCGCTGAGGACGTGGGGTTGAGGTTGACAGTGCAGCGTGCCCGCATCCAGCTCAGCGCTGAGTGGGGAGCCCAGCTGGGTGCCAT CTGGGACAGGGGCTCCGTCGAGCTCCACATGAATGAACTGGCTgtggtggcagtgctgggggtgAGCATGGATGACAGCGGCCGCCCCATGGTGTGGAGCGCCAGCTGTGAAGCCCACGGCACCAACCTGCACATGGAGTTTCACCGTGGACACAG CTGGCTCTACAACCTGCTGGCACCGTTGCTCCAGAAAGCCCTGCGGCAGCAGCTGAACAAGCAG ctctgcctcGAGCTCCGTAGGGGTGTCTACAGGCTGGAGGATGCCCTGAAGCACATGAAAG TGTCCACCCAGCTGGACCCCTTCGCTGCCATCGACCATTCCCTGCTGGAGCGGCCGGCCATCacggcagagcatggggatgTCGCCCTTAAG GGAGAGTTCTTCAGGGTGGGCAAGTGCCAGCAGGGACCTTCCTCAGCGCTGCCAATGGCGCTGCCTGTGGCATggcctgcagctctgcccacaGTGCTGCCAACGGCGCAGGagcccatgctgctgctggccatcaCTGAGTTCGTTGCCAACTCGGCCGCCTTCACATACTTCACAGCTGGGGCCCTGCGCAGGAACATCTCCAGCAACATG ctcccaCGGCGGTTCCCGCTCCAGCTGAGGACCAAGAGCATGGGGCTCTTCTCCCCACAG ctgcaggagcgCTACCCAGACCAGCCCATGGAGCTGCACCTCTCAGCCCgccagcagcccctgctctcCTGCCACCCTGACGCCCTGCATGGGGCCCTCTTTGGCTTGGCCGAAGCCTTCGTGGTGCTGCCCAATGCCACGCGTGtccctgcttttctgctgaaCATT GATGCCAACGTGACAGGGAAGCCGACCATCACTGGGAACAGGCTCAGGGGCACCGTGAGCTTGACGGG GCTTAGCGTGACGCAGGTGATGTCGCATGTGGGCCCAGTGGAG CTGTCCCAGGGCTGCCCTCCTCATGGCTCTGCTCTCCCCACAGAGCGGCTCCAGGCCGGCATCCCTGTGCCCACCCTACATGGCCTCAGCCTGCTCaactcccagctctcactgcagGAG GGCTTCGTGCTCATCGCCACGGACCTGCAGTACAAGTCTTGA
- the LOC142063949 gene encoding bactericidal permeability-increasing protein-like isoform X1, with product MAPAVWGTVTTCHASRSQHHPQGTLVPAWLCLLLLLTACVPAAGTNPGIKARLTRTALEFGRQFGLKLLQSLLQKEHELNLTGSYHSPLLGTLTYAVPRISIHELQMNDSAVDFAEDVGLRLTVQRARIQLSAEWGAQLGAIWDRGSVELHMNELAVVAVLGVSMDDSGRPMVWSASCEAHGTNLHMEFHRGHSWLYNLLAPLLQKALRQQLNKQLCLELRRGVYRLEDALKHMKVSTQLDPFAAIDHSLLERPAITAEHGDVALKGEFFRVGKCQQGPSSALPMALPVAWPAALPTVLPTAQEPMLLLAITEFVANSAAFTYFTAGALRRNISSNMLPRRFPLQLRTKSMGLFSPQLQERYPDQPMELHLSARQQPLLSCHPDALHGALFGLAEAFVVLPNATRVPAFLLNIDANVTGKPTITGNRLRGTVSLTGLSVTQVMSHVGPVEGLPVLQVKRLETLLKFGLWLFGVPWANKRLQAGIPVPTLHGLSLLNSQLSLQEGFVLIATDLQYKS from the exons ATGGCCCCTGCAGTGTGGGGCACTGTGACCACCTGCCATG CCTCCAGGTCCCAGCACCATCCCCAAGGTACACTGGTGCCAGCgtggctctgcctcctgctcctgctgactGCCTGTGTGCCTGCGGCTGGCACCAACCCTGGCATCAAGGCCCGGCTGACCAGGACAGCGCTGGAATTTG gccgGCAGTTTGGGCTGAAGCTGCTCCAGTCGCTGCTGCAGAAAGAACATGAGCTGAACCTGACGGGCTCCTACCACAGCCCACTCCTGGGGACACTCACCTACGCCGTGCCCCG GATCAGCATCCATGAGCTGCAGATGAACGACTCTGCCGTGGACTTCGCTGAGGACGTGGGGTTGAGGTTGACAGTGCAGCGTGCCCGCATCCAGCTCAGCGCTGAGTGGGGAGCCCAGCTGGGTGCCAT CTGGGACAGGGGCTCCGTCGAGCTCCACATGAATGAACTGGCTgtggtggcagtgctgggggtgAGCATGGATGACAGCGGCCGCCCCATGGTGTGGAGCGCCAGCTGTGAAGCCCACGGCACCAACCTGCACATGGAGTTTCACCGTGGACACAG CTGGCTCTACAACCTGCTGGCACCGTTGCTCCAGAAAGCCCTGCGGCAGCAGCTGAACAAGCAG ctctgcctcGAGCTCCGTAGGGGTGTCTACAGGCTGGAGGATGCCCTGAAGCACATGAAAG TGTCCACCCAGCTGGACCCCTTCGCTGCCATCGACCATTCCCTGCTGGAGCGGCCGGCCATCacggcagagcatggggatgTCGCCCTTAAG GGAGAGTTCTTCAGGGTGGGCAAGTGCCAGCAGGGACCTTCCTCAGCGCTGCCAATGGCGCTGCCTGTGGCATggcctgcagctctgcccacaGTGCTGCCAACGGCGCAGGagcccatgctgctgctggccatcaCTGAGTTCGTTGCCAACTCGGCCGCCTTCACATACTTCACAGCTGGGGCCCTGCGCAGGAACATCTCCAGCAACATG ctcccaCGGCGGTTCCCGCTCCAGCTGAGGACCAAGAGCATGGGGCTCTTCTCCCCACAG ctgcaggagcgCTACCCAGACCAGCCCATGGAGCTGCACCTCTCAGCCCgccagcagcccctgctctcCTGCCACCCTGACGCCCTGCATGGGGCCCTCTTTGGCTTGGCCGAAGCCTTCGTGGTGCTGCCCAATGCCACGCGTGtccctgcttttctgctgaaCATT GATGCCAACGTGACAGGGAAGCCGACCATCACTGGGAACAGGCTCAGGGGCACCGTGAGCTTGACGGG GCTTAGCGTGACGCAGGTGATGTCGCATGTGGGCCCAGTGGAG GGTCTGCCTGTCCTGCAGGTGAAGAGGCTGGAGACCCTGCTGAAGTTTGGGCTGTGGCTTTTCGGGGTACCCTGGGCAAACA AGCGGCTCCAGGCCGGCATCCCTGTGCCCACCCTACATGGCCTCAGCCTGCTCaactcccagctctcactgcagGAG GGCTTCGTGCTCATCGCCACGGACCTGCAGTACAAGTCTTGA
- the ID1 gene encoding DNA-binding protein inhibitor ID-1, giving the protein MKVAAAAPSPLPAGAGGAMKAMRPGEAARCGPGPGVSPGAAEQAAAALLYDMKGCYSRLRALVPTLPRHRRVSKVELLQHVIDYIWDLQLALQRGPPRPAAAGDPPEAPCMPAADRILCR; this is encoded by the exons ATGAaggtcgccgccgccgccccgtcGCCGCTGCCCGCGGGTGCCGGCGGCGCGATGAAGGCGATGCGGCCCGGGGAAGCCGCTCGctgcgggccgggcccgggggtGTCCCCGGGGGCGGCGGAGCAAGCGGCCGCCGCGCTGCTGTACGACATGAAGGGCTGCTACTCGCGGCTGCGGGCGCTGGTGCCGACGCTGCCGCGGCACCGGCGGGTCTCCAAGGTGGAGCTGCTGCAACATGTCATCGACTACATCTGGGACCTGCAGCTGGCGCTGCAGCgcggccccccccgccctgccgccGCTGGGGACCCCCCCGAG GCTCCGTGCATGCCCGCTGCCGACCGGATCCTGTGCCGCTGA